A single window of Gehongia tenuis DNA harbors:
- the thyX gene encoding FAD-dependent thymidylate synthase, translating to MPKTTMKATLLRHTPDPEGTIALGAKLCYSASELDKLAAGVEKKDQAGFIRRLISMNHLSVMEHASFTYGISGVSRSLLAQITRHRIASFSVQSQRYVSASSEKRGGFFYVVPQGVERLGEDAVAEFEAQMDTIQSWYDGWVEKMGGTGEGVNEDARFVLPNAAATQMLVTMNARELMHFFRLRCCSRAQWEIRALAWEMLRQAVEVAPNLFENAGPACIAGPCPEGEKSCGKAAEMKARRRALMEENHG from the coding sequence ATGCCAAAGACAACCATGAAAGCGACGCTGCTGCGTCATACGCCTGACCCCGAAGGCACCATTGCCTTGGGGGCAAAGCTGTGCTACAGTGCATCCGAATTGGACAAGCTGGCTGCCGGGGTGGAAAAGAAGGATCAAGCCGGCTTTATTCGCAGGCTTATCTCCATGAATCATCTGTCGGTGATGGAGCATGCCAGCTTCACCTATGGCATTTCCGGGGTCTCCCGCAGTCTGCTGGCCCAGATTACCCGGCACCGGATTGCCAGCTTCTCGGTGCAGTCCCAGCGCTATGTGTCGGCGAGCTCGGAGAAGCGGGGCGGATTTTTCTATGTGGTGCCCCAGGGTGTGGAACGCCTGGGAGAGGATGCGGTGGCGGAGTTCGAGGCCCAGATGGACACCATCCAGAGCTGGTACGATGGATGGGTTGAAAAAATGGGAGGCACCGGAGAGGGCGTCAACGAGGATGCCCGGTTCGTGCTGCCCAATGCGGCGGCCACACAGATGCTGGTGACCATGAATGCCCGGGAGCTGATGCACTTCTTCCGGCTGCGCTGCTGTTCAAGGGCTCAGTGGGAGATCCGGGCTTTGGCCTGGGAGATGCTGCGCCAGGCGGTGGAAGTGGCGCCCAATCTCTTTGAAAATGCGGGCCCGGCCTGCATCGCGGGTCCCTGTCCGGAGGGTGAAAAAAGCTGTGGAAAAGCTGCGGAGATGAAGGCGCGACGGCGGGCGCTTATGGAGGAGAACCATGGGTGA
- the rlmB gene encoding 23S rRNA (guanosine(2251)-2'-O)-methyltransferase RlmB — MGDWKKNDGLERENAGQEQERLVMGRNAVREALKSGHSIERMYAAEGVKEGSMGELLRLARDHHIRVETVDRARLDLLTDHGVHQGVALRVSAADYVTVEDILAYAKQRGEAPFVAVLDGVEDPHNLGSILRTAECCGVHGVIIPKRRSAGLTSTVSKVASGAAEYVKVARVANIAQTLEQLKKEGLWVAGAHMEGEAYTKVDLTGPLALVVGGEGAGISRIVREKCDFLCRIPMKGKIDSLNASVAAAVLLYEAVRQRS; from the coding sequence ATGGGTGACTGGAAAAAGAACGATGGACTGGAGCGGGAAAACGCGGGGCAGGAACAGGAACGTCTGGTGATGGGCCGCAATGCCGTGCGGGAGGCGCTCAAAAGCGGCCACAGCATTGAGCGAATGTATGCGGCGGAAGGGGTCAAGGAAGGCTCCATGGGCGAACTGCTGCGCCTGGCCCGGGATCACCACATTCGAGTGGAGACGGTGGATCGGGCGAGGCTGGACCTTTTGACGGATCATGGGGTGCATCAGGGCGTGGCCCTTCGCGTGTCCGCTGCCGACTATGTCACGGTGGAGGATATTCTGGCCTATGCGAAGCAGAGGGGGGAGGCGCCCTTTGTTGCCGTGCTGGACGGCGTGGAGGACCCGCATAACCTGGGTTCCATCCTGCGTACGGCGGAGTGCTGCGGCGTTCATGGCGTGATCATTCCGAAGCGGCGTTCGGCCGGACTGACGTCCACGGTGAGCAAGGTGGCCTCCGGAGCGGCGGAATATGTGAAGGTGGCCCGGGTGGCCAACATTGCCCAAACCCTTGAGCAGCTGAAGAAGGAGGGCCTTTGGGTGGCCGGCGCCCATATGGAGGGGGAAGCCTACACGAAGGTGGACCTCACGGGTCCCCTGGCCCTGGTGGTGGGCGGCGAAGGAGCGGGCATCTCCCGTATTGTGCGGGAAAAATGTGACTTTCTTTGCCGCATTCCCATGAAAGGGAAAATCGACTCCCTGAATGCGTCGGTGGCGGCCGCGGTACTGCTGTACGAGGCGGTGCGCCAAAGATCATGA
- the tuf gene encoding elongation factor Tu yields MAKAKYERTKPHVNIGTIGHVDHGKTTLTAAITMVLAKKGQAEAMAYDAIDKAPEEKERGITINTAHVEYETETRHYAHVDCPGHADYVKNMITGAAQMDGAILVVSAADGPMPQTREHILLARQVGVPYIIVFMNKVDMVDDEELLELVEMEVRDLLSSYDFPGDDIPIIKGSALKALEAVQSGDDVETNEWCKPIFELMEAVDSYIPTPERATDQSFLMPVEDVFSITGRGTVATGRVERGTVKVQDTVELVGMTTELRQIVVTGVEMFRKLLDQAVAGDNIGVLLRGVQRNEIERGQVLAKPGTIKPHTKFAGQVYVLTKEEGGRHTPFFNGYRPQFFFRTTDVTGVIELPEGVEMVMPGDNITMEIELITPVAIEEGLRFAIREGGRTVGAGVVSSIDG; encoded by the coding sequence ATGGCAAAAGCGAAGTACGAACGTACGAAACCCCATGTAAACATTGGAACGATCGGCCATGTGGACCATGGCAAGACGACCTTGACGGCCGCGATCACGATGGTGCTGGCGAAGAAGGGGCAGGCGGAAGCGATGGCGTACGACGCCATAGATAAGGCGCCGGAGGAGAAGGAACGCGGCATCACGATCAACACGGCGCACGTGGAATATGAGACGGAAACGCGGCACTATGCCCATGTGGACTGTCCGGGGCATGCTGACTACGTGAAGAACATGATCACGGGAGCGGCGCAGATGGATGGAGCGATCCTGGTGGTGTCGGCAGCGGACGGCCCGATGCCGCAGACGCGGGAGCACATTCTGCTGGCGCGGCAGGTGGGCGTGCCTTACATCATCGTGTTCATGAACAAAGTGGACATGGTGGACGACGAGGAGCTTTTGGAGCTGGTGGAGATGGAAGTGCGGGATCTTTTGAGCTCGTACGATTTCCCCGGCGATGATATTCCGATCATCAAGGGATCGGCGCTGAAGGCGCTGGAAGCGGTGCAGAGCGGAGACGACGTGGAGACGAACGAATGGTGCAAGCCGATCTTTGAGCTGATGGAAGCGGTGGACAGCTACATTCCCACGCCGGAGAGAGCAACGGATCAATCGTTCCTGATGCCAGTGGAAGACGTGTTTTCGATCACGGGCCGCGGGACCGTAGCGACGGGCCGTGTGGAGCGCGGAACGGTGAAGGTACAGGACACGGTGGAGCTTGTGGGCATGACGACGGAGCTGCGGCAGATCGTGGTAACGGGCGTGGAGATGTTCCGGAAGCTGCTGGACCAGGCGGTAGCGGGAGACAACATCGGCGTGCTGCTTCGGGGCGTGCAGAGGAACGAGATCGAGCGCGGGCAGGTATTGGCGAAGCCGGGGACGATCAAGCCGCACACGAAGTTTGCGGGACAGGTGTATGTGCTGACGAAGGAAGAGGGAGGGCGGCACACGCCGTTCTTCAACGGATATCGTCCGCAGTTCTTTTTCCGGACGACGGATGTGACGGGAGTGATCGAGCTTCCTGAGGGCGTGGAGATGGTGATGCCCGGGGACAACATCACGATGGAGATAGAGCTGATCACGCCGGTAGCGATTGAGGAAGGATTGCGATTTGCGATTCGGGAAGGCGGCCGGACCGTGGGTGCGGGCGTTGTTTCCTCCATCGATGGCTGA
- the rpmG gene encoding 50S ribosomal protein L33: MRTKITLACTECKQRNYDTMKNKKNDPDRLEMKKYCRFCKAHTVHKETR; encoded by the coding sequence ATGCGTACCAAGATCACGCTGGCCTGCACCGAATGCAAGCAGCGCAACTACGATACCATGAAGAACAAGAAGAACGATCCTGATCGTTTGGAGATGAAAAAGTACTGCCGGTTCTGCAAAGCGCACACCGTGCACAAGGAAACCCGCTGA
- a CDS encoding N-acetylmuramoyl-L-alanine amidase, with protein MNKRPKKAKKKKINPKTRAAWIAAAILIVAFLGWLLFVELDVTSAFTQGKVWDLDNPLKGKTVVVDAGHGGTDGGVLSPNLQIKESDLNWAVASELKALLEKSGVTVIMTRNEKEGIVVDGVNYSEQGKKQEMAMRKKIIKDSNADLFVSVHMNRFEKAEYKGAQTFYYPGSTEGEKLATIIQNELINGLDKSNTRKPRAEDFYVLYAGNMPSTLVECGFVSNPEEEKLLADPDYQKKVAWCIYSGLMNYGAQSYP; from the coding sequence ATGAATAAGCGCCCAAAAAAGGCGAAAAAGAAAAAGATCAATCCGAAAACCCGTGCAGCGTGGATTGCCGCGGCAATTTTGATCGTTGCATTTTTGGGCTGGCTGCTGTTTGTGGAGCTCGATGTAACCAGTGCTTTTACCCAGGGCAAGGTGTGGGATCTCGACAATCCCCTCAAAGGAAAAACGGTGGTGGTGGACGCGGGCCATGGCGGTACGGACGGCGGCGTGCTCAGCCCCAATCTTCAAATCAAGGAATCGGATCTCAACTGGGCGGTCGCCAGTGAACTGAAGGCTCTGCTTGAAAAAAGCGGCGTGACGGTGATCATGACGCGCAACGAGAAGGAGGGCATCGTGGTGGACGGCGTCAATTACTCCGAGCAGGGCAAGAAGCAGGAGATGGCGATGCGCAAGAAGATCATCAAGGACAGCAATGCGGACCTTTTCGTATCGGTGCACATGAACCGCTTTGAGAAAGCCGAATATAAGGGCGCGCAGACCTTCTATTATCCCGGTTCCACGGAAGGGGAAAAGCTGGCCACCATTATTCAAAACGAGCTGATCAACGGCCTTGATAAGTCCAATACCCGCAAGCCGCGGGCGGAGGATTTCTATGTGCTATATGCGGGCAACATGCCTTCCACGCTGGTGGAATGCGGCTTCGTATCCAATCCTGAGGAGGAGAAGCTGCTGGCCGATCCTGATTATCAAAAAAAGGTGGCCTGGTGCATTTACTCGGGTCTGATGAATTACGGCGCCCAGTCCTATCCATAA
- the rplK gene encoding 50S ribosomal protein L11: MAKKVMAYVKLQVPAGKATPAPPIGPALGQHGLNIMGFCKEFNEKTAKQAGLIIPVVITVYQDRSFTFITKTPPAAVLIKKACGIDKASGVPNKTKVASITKQQVKEIAELKMPDLNAASVEAAMRMIEGTARSMGVTVAE, translated from the coding sequence ATGGCAAAGAAAGTTATGGCTTACGTTAAGTTGCAGGTGCCCGCCGGTAAAGCGACGCCGGCTCCGCCGATTGGTCCCGCTTTGGGCCAGCACGGTCTTAACATCATGGGCTTCTGCAAGGAATTCAACGAGAAGACGGCTAAACAGGCGGGTCTTATCATTCCCGTGGTGATCACGGTGTATCAGGACCGTTCGTTTACCTTCATCACCAAGACGCCCCCGGCGGCGGTGCTGATCAAGAAGGCTTGCGGCATCGATAAGGCCAGCGGCGTGCCCAACAAGACCAAGGTGGCGTCGATTACCAAACAGCAGGTAAAGGAAATCGCAGAGCTTAAGATGCCTGACCTCAACGCCGCGTCCGTCGAAGCGGCCATGCGCATGATTGAAGGAACGGCCCGCAGCATGGGCGTCACGGTTGCGGAGTAA
- a CDS encoding TIGR01906 family membrane protein, which produces MRRLTSVVSLAASLALVISLLFGAVALVAFDMGFYEREYQKYGQAQVIGISDEGLMGITEGLVDYLKGSRDDLNMRAVIQGQEQEVFGEREKAHMVDVRLLFDRGFIILYVCLGLVVLGYGFVIAYKKRQAMPILAKSFLWAMAIIAVLMAALGIYMAVDFNGAFTNFHLLLFNNDLWLLNPATDVLINMVPEAFFYDTAFRIVAFFAAACAVLGLLSGGYLVWRKKGGSRRALSGSNEA; this is translated from the coding sequence ATGAGAAGGTTGACTTCAGTGGTGAGCCTGGCGGCCTCCCTTGCTCTTGTGATATCCCTCCTTTTTGGGGCGGTGGCCTTGGTGGCCTTTGATATGGGCTTTTATGAAAGGGAATACCAAAAGTATGGACAGGCTCAGGTGATCGGTATCAGCGATGAAGGGCTGATGGGGATTACGGAAGGTCTGGTGGACTATCTAAAGGGCTCCCGGGATGATCTCAATATGCGGGCCGTAATCCAGGGCCAGGAACAGGAGGTCTTTGGTGAGCGTGAAAAGGCGCATATGGTGGATGTGCGGCTGCTGTTCGATCGAGGGTTCATTATTCTGTATGTTTGCCTGGGACTGGTGGTCCTGGGATATGGATTTGTAATCGCTTACAAGAAAAGACAAGCTATGCCCATTTTAGCCAAGAGTTTTCTTTGGGCTATGGCGATTATTGCTGTACTGATGGCGGCGCTGGGCATCTATATGGCGGTTGACTTCAACGGGGCATTTACAAACTTTCATTTACTGCTGTTTAATAATGATCTGTGGCTGCTCAATCCCGCTACCGATGTGCTGATCAATATGGTACCGGAAGCATTTTTTTATGATACAGCTTTTAGGATTGTAGCCTTTTTTGCGGCGGCGTGTGCTGTTTTGGGACTTTTGAGCGGGGGATACCTCGTTTGGCGGAAAAAAGGGGGAAGCAGACGTGCATTATCTGGATCGAATGAGGCATAG
- a CDS encoding NYN domain-containing protein, whose protein sequence is MMREILVVDGYNMIHDWPPLQKQLGVSLASARDALVDMLEDWQGYTGVPVMVVFDAHQVPGGEVEDFSPGRVNVVFTREMKTADSYIERMVDELEDQRVTVKVATSDGAEQSLILSRGAVRMSARELYEDYVRLRKRKMAELTGRVARDHALEGRLPEHVREKLEQMRRNNGL, encoded by the coding sequence ATGATGCGGGAAATCTTGGTGGTGGACGGCTACAACATGATCCACGACTGGCCGCCCCTGCAAAAGCAGCTTGGGGTGTCTCTGGCCTCCGCCAGGGATGCGCTGGTGGATATGCTGGAGGACTGGCAGGGGTATACCGGTGTGCCGGTGATGGTGGTTTTTGACGCCCATCAGGTGCCGGGCGGTGAGGTGGAAGATTTCAGCCCCGGCCGGGTGAACGTGGTCTTCACCCGGGAGATGAAGACGGCGGACAGTTATATCGAACGGATGGTGGATGAGCTGGAGGATCAGCGGGTGACGGTGAAGGTGGCAACTTCCGATGGGGCTGAGCAGTCCCTCATCCTTTCCCGCGGTGCCGTACGCATGTCCGCACGGGAACTCTATGAGGATTATGTGCGCCTGCGGAAACGGAAGATGGCGGAGCTGACCGGCCGGGTGGCCCGGGATCACGCGCTGGAAGGCCGCCTTCCCGAACATGTTCGCGAAAAACTCGAACAGATGCGGCGAAATAACGGGCTATAA
- a CDS encoding Mini-ribonuclease 3 gives MNSVWYAAVEKLSGAALPLEAAEARRMNPLVLAYMGDTIHDLFIRTTLAVRGDGLVNCLNRKAVRHVNAHGQAVAVQDMMEGLTEEEQDVFRWGRNAKSATSPKHADIQEYRKATGFEAVLGYLYITGRTERLAELLTKAAAAVKEEETCQRQP, from the coding sequence TTGAACAGCGTATGGTATGCGGCGGTGGAGAAGCTCAGCGGAGCGGCACTGCCATTGGAGGCGGCAGAGGCCCGGCGGATGAATCCGCTGGTGCTGGCGTATATGGGAGATACCATTCATGATCTGTTTATCCGCACCACCTTGGCGGTGCGGGGGGACGGATTGGTTAATTGTCTGAATAGAAAGGCTGTGCGGCATGTCAACGCTCATGGACAGGCCGTGGCGGTGCAGGACATGATGGAGGGGCTGACCGAGGAGGAACAGGATGTGTTCCGATGGGGCAGAAACGCCAAGTCAGCCACCTCGCCCAAGCATGCGGACATTCAGGAATACCGCAAAGCCACCGGATTCGAGGCGGTTTTGGGGTATCTTTATATCACGGGAAGGACGGAGCGCCTGGCCGAGCTTTTAACAAAGGCGGCTGCGGCAGTGAAGGAGGAGGAAACATGCCAAAGACAACCATGA
- a CDS encoding DUF3048 domain-containing protein: protein MRSKRMIAGLAAAALLCAGIMSGCKKEEPAATPEPTPVATPAPTVVVEVATPEPTATSRPSEPQVEAGISPLTGLPCDVYKPIAVMIENTQAAYPQNGLSQADIVYEVYEEGGVTRFFAIFNANTPEKVGPVRSCRIYYVDIWSEFQSILAHYGGPEGDKIYDVYQKFQATGVPLRVDGLGPHNDLYWRDTARKAPHNAYTNAEKIAALYDSNDFTPKPHAYFFTDATPEGVKADSFNIRYSKYNVVGYVYDAEKNAYLRKIGDKPMVDAGNDETIYVKNVIIQYAKHTNLGTDAGHIDVDFVGEGKAEYNIGGVRIQGTWKRDSEDSRTIFMDEAGQEISLLRGNTFVQVVQDSTEITYGTAE from the coding sequence ATGAGATCGAAGAGAATGATAGCTGGGTTGGCGGCTGCCGCACTTCTATGCGCCGGGATAATGAGTGGATGCAAAAAGGAGGAGCCGGCAGCAACGCCGGAGCCTACGCCCGTTGCCACGCCCGCGCCCACCGTTGTGGTGGAGGTGGCGACTCCGGAGCCTACAGCAACGTCCAGGCCCAGTGAACCTCAGGTTGAAGCTGGCATTTCACCGTTGACGGGTTTGCCCTGTGATGTCTATAAGCCCATTGCAGTTATGATCGAAAATACGCAGGCGGCTTATCCTCAAAATGGACTTTCACAAGCGGATATCGTCTATGAGGTCTATGAAGAAGGTGGAGTTACCCGCTTCTTTGCCATCTTCAATGCGAATACGCCAGAAAAGGTGGGACCGGTCCGCAGCTGCAGAATTTACTATGTGGATATCTGGTCGGAATTTCAAAGCATTTTGGCCCATTACGGCGGACCTGAAGGGGACAAAATCTATGATGTTTATCAAAAATTCCAGGCCACTGGAGTGCCCCTTCGCGTCGATGGATTGGGGCCTCATAACGATCTTTACTGGCGTGATACCGCGAGAAAAGCGCCCCATAACGCATATACCAATGCTGAAAAGATTGCGGCGCTCTACGATTCCAACGATTTTACGCCCAAGCCTCACGCCTATTTCTTTACGGATGCAACACCCGAAGGGGTAAAGGCTGATTCATTCAATATTAGATACAGCAAATACAATGTGGTCGGCTATGTATATGATGCAGAAAAGAACGCTTATCTCCGCAAAATTGGGGATAAGCCCATGGTGGATGCCGGCAACGATGAGACCATTTATGTGAAGAATGTGATCATCCAATATGCCAAGCACACCAATCTGGGCACGGACGCAGGCCATATCGATGTGGATTTTGTGGGTGAAGGCAAGGCCGAATACAACATCGGCGGAGTGCGCATACAGGGTACCTGGAAGAGGGACAGCGAGGACAGCCGTACGATATTTATGGACGAAGCTGGCCAGGAGATCAGCTTGCTGCGGGGCAACACCTTTGTGCAGGTGGTTCAGGATAGCACCGAGATCACCTATGGTACGGCCGAATAG
- the rplA gene encoding 50S ribosomal protein L1, whose amino-acid sequence MKHGKNYQDSVKLYDRQKSYESKEALDLVVKTAKAKFDETVELSVKLGVDPRHADQQVRGTVVLPHGTGKKVTVLVFAKGDKAAEAEAAGADFVGAEELVTKIQSENWFDFDVCVATPDMMSVVGRIARLLGPKGLMPNPKSGTVTMDVAKAIADIKAGKVEYRVDKTAIIHVPIGKVSFGQEKLAENFKVIMDAIVRAKPSAAKGTYLKSIAVSSTMGPGIKITYNI is encoded by the coding sequence ATGAAACACGGAAAGAATTATCAGGACAGTGTGAAGCTGTATGACCGCCAGAAGAGCTATGAATCCAAGGAAGCCTTGGATCTGGTTGTAAAGACTGCGAAGGCCAAGTTTGATGAGACGGTGGAACTGTCCGTCAAGCTGGGCGTCGATCCCCGCCATGCCGACCAGCAGGTCCGCGGCACCGTTGTGTTGCCCCATGGTACCGGCAAGAAGGTGACTGTGCTTGTTTTCGCCAAGGGGGATAAGGCTGCGGAAGCCGAAGCGGCTGGCGCCGATTTTGTGGGCGCTGAGGAGCTTGTGACCAAAATCCAGTCCGAAAACTGGTTCGATTTTGATGTTTGTGTTGCCACGCCGGACATGATGTCGGTGGTGGGCCGGATTGCTCGTCTGCTCGGCCCCAAGGGACTCATGCCGAACCCCAAGAGCGGTACGGTGACCATGGATGTTGCCAAGGCTATCGCGGATATCAAAGCCGGTAAGGTGGAGTATCGTGTGGACAAAACGGCTATCATCCATGTGCCCATTGGCAAGGTGTCCTTTGGTCAGGAGAAACTTGCGGAGAACTTCAAGGTGATCATGGACGCGATCGTTCGGGCGAAGCCTTCCGCCGCCAAGGGTACCTATCTCAAGAGCATCGCCGTGTCCTCCACCATGGGACCTGGCATCAAGATTACCTACAACATCTAG
- the secE gene encoding preprotein translocase subunit SecE: protein MAKVDKVVVEKAKSGKPAKKKKERRFHPIRFFKEMFFELKKVTWPTRKELVNYTLAVVAFMILMAIVIGVVDWGFGSLLKLITS from the coding sequence ATGGCGAAGGTAGATAAGGTGGTTGTGGAAAAAGCTAAAAGTGGCAAACCGGCGAAGAAGAAAAAGGAACGCCGTTTTCATCCTATACGCTTTTTCAAGGAAATGTTCTTCGAATTGAAAAAGGTCACCTGGCCCACCCGCAAGGAATTGGTCAACTACACGTTGGCGGTTGTCGCTTTCATGATTTTGATGGCAATCGTTATTGGTGTTGTTGATTGGGGCTTTGGTAGCCTGCTCAAGCTGATTACGAGCTAA
- the tsaD gene encoding tRNA (adenosine(37)-N6)-threonylcarbamoyltransferase complex transferase subunit TsaD: protein MRHRVEKLENPLVLAIETSCDETSVAVVRGREVLANEIASQIPIHRLFGGVVPEIASRKHLEAVDGVVNAALETAGIGLGDLDGIAVTYGPGLVGALLTGVTAAKALAFALDTPLVGVHHIEGHIAANYVQDPELIPPFLCLVVSGGHTHLVKVLDYGVYELMGRTRDDAAGEAFDKVARVLGLPYPGGPSVEQAARAGNAKAFSFPRAFRGEDHLDFSFSGVKTAVINEVNRLHQKDNPLPVADLAASFQETVVDTLVRNTLRAVDRSRMKRVALAGGVAANGALRARMKAALSAKGVQLTVPAPILCTDNGAMIGCAGAYKLKAGNIAGLDLNAVPSLELVTQY from the coding sequence ATGAGGCATAGAGTAGAAAAGCTAGAAAATCCTCTGGTTTTGGCGATTGAAACATCCTGCGATGAGACATCGGTTGCGGTGGTGCGGGGCCGAGAGGTTCTGGCCAACGAGATCGCCTCCCAGATTCCCATTCATCGGCTGTTTGGCGGCGTGGTGCCGGAGATCGCTTCCCGAAAACATCTGGAGGCGGTGGATGGAGTGGTAAATGCCGCCCTGGAAACGGCGGGTATCGGGCTTGGAGATCTGGACGGCATCGCTGTGACCTACGGACCGGGCCTTGTGGGTGCGCTTCTTACCGGGGTGACAGCGGCCAAGGCATTGGCTTTTGCGCTGGACACTCCTTTAGTGGGGGTGCATCATATTGAAGGACATATTGCGGCAAATTACGTCCAAGATCCGGAATTGATACCGCCCTTCCTCTGTCTTGTGGTGTCCGGCGGCCACACCCACCTGGTCAAGGTTTTGGATTATGGCGTGTATGAACTGATGGGTCGAACCCGGGATGATGCGGCGGGAGAAGCCTTTGATAAAGTGGCCCGCGTACTGGGTCTGCCCTATCCTGGCGGTCCATCGGTGGAACAGGCGGCCAGGGCGGGGAACGCCAAAGCTTTTTCCTTTCCCCGGGCTTTTCGGGGAGAAGATCATTTGGATTTCTCATTCAGTGGAGTTAAAACGGCAGTAATTAACGAAGTTAACCGCTTACATCAAAAGGATAATCCTCTTCCCGTGGCCGATCTTGCCGCCAGTTTTCAGGAGACGGTGGTGGACACGCTGGTGCGAAACACTCTGCGGGCTGTGGACCGTTCCCGAATGAAGCGGGTGGCTTTAGCCGGGGGCGTGGCGGCCAACGGTGCGCTTCGGGCGCGGATGAAAGCGGCGCTGTCTGCAAAGGGGGTCCAACTCACCGTACCGGCTCCGATATTATGTACCGATAACGGAGCGATGATCGGGTGCGCCGGCGCATACAAGCTGAAGGCCGGAAACATCGCGGGTCTGGACCTCAACGCGGTGCCTTCGCTGGAGCTTGTGACCCAGTATTGA
- the nusG gene encoding transcription termination/antitermination protein NusG produces MSEQETNGKCQWYVIHTYSGYENKVKANLEKTVENRNLQEFIEEVKVPVEEVIEVKNGKKKSVQRKIFPGYVMVKMKMTDESWYVVRNTRGVTGFVGPGSKPVPLTDEEVRFMGVENVPIKLDINVGENVKVIAGPLKDFVGVVEEIHPEHQKVKVTVSMFGRETPVELDFAQVQRM; encoded by the coding sequence ATGTCTGAACAAGAAACCAATGGGAAATGTCAGTGGTATGTGATCCACACCTATTCGGGCTACGAAAACAAGGTGAAGGCCAATTTGGAGAAAACGGTGGAAAACCGTAATCTTCAGGAGTTCATCGAGGAAGTCAAGGTGCCCGTGGAAGAGGTCATCGAAGTGAAGAACGGGAAGAAGAAAAGCGTGCAGCGCAAGATCTTTCCGGGTTATGTCATGGTCAAAATGAAGATGACCGACGAGTCCTGGTATGTGGTGAGAAATACCCGCGGTGTGACGGGATTTGTGGGCCCTGGTTCCAAACCCGTTCCGCTGACCGATGAGGAAGTACGCTTCATGGGTGTGGAGAATGTGCCCATCAAGCTGGATATCAATGTGGGCGAAAACGTGAAGGTGATCGCCGGTCCCTTGAAGGATTTTGTGGGCGTGGTGGAAGAGATCCATCCCGAACATCAAAAGGTGAAGGTGACCGTATCCATGTTCGGCCGGGAGACTCCGGTGGAGCTGGACTTCGCACAGGTGCAGCGCATGTGA
- the sigH gene encoding RNA polymerase sporulation sigma factor SigH, which produces MEVETNYELMSDEAIAEEARGCSGGPAEAYLLNKYKNFVRSKARSYFLVGADHEDIIQEGMIGLFKAIRDYRPDKLSSFRAFAELCITRQIITAIKTATRQKHIPLNSYVSLNKPVYEEGSDRTLMDVLSGAKTQNPEDLIIGQEDYAGIESKIGEILSDLEWEVLTSYLQGKSYQEISKELGRHVKSIDNALQRVKRKLDKYLQLR; this is translated from the coding sequence ATGGAAGTTGAGACGAACTACGAACTGATGAGCGATGAGGCCATCGCTGAAGAGGCAAGGGGCTGTTCTGGCGGTCCTGCGGAGGCCTATTTGCTCAACAAGTATAAGAACTTTGTGCGCTCCAAGGCGCGCTCCTATTTTCTCGTGGGCGCCGATCATGAGGATATCATCCAAGAGGGCATGATCGGCCTTTTTAAGGCCATTCGGGATTACCGCCCGGACAAGCTGTCCTCCTTCCGGGCTTTTGCTGAACTTTGCATCACCCGGCAGATCATCACTGCCATCAAGACGGCTACCCGGCAAAAGCATATTCCCCTTAATTCCTACGTTTCCCTCAATAAGCCCGTCTATGAGGAGGGGTCGGACCGAACGCTCATGGATGTGCTTTCCGGTGCCAAGACCCAGAACCCTGAGGATCTCATTATCGGGCAGGAGGATTATGCTGGCATTGAGAGCAAAATCGGCGAAATTCTGAGTGATCTTGAATGGGAAGTGCTGACCTCCTATCTTCAGGGCAAGAGCTATCAGGAGATTTCAAAGGAGCTTGGCCGCCATGTCAAGTCCATCGATAATGCCCTGCAGCGGGTTAAGCGCAAGTTGGACAAGTATCTGCAGCTCCGCTGA